The genomic region TTCTATCCCTCCGATACCACTGAGTAAGATAAATGGAGAGCCAGAGCTGTCTAGGGTAGCGTGTTACGCCGTTAATAAAGAAGAAATTGTCAATATTGAGGATGCCTACAATGCCCCATTAGGATTTGACTTCTCTGGAACCATTGCTTTTGATCAATCCAATAACTACCGGTCCCAATCCTTTCTCACGGTCCCGATGAAAAACCATGAGGAAGAAGTAATTGGCGTGCTTCAACTCATCAATGCTACTGACCCCGTATCAGGATCTGTGATTGCTTTTTCTCAAGAAGATCAAGAAATCGTGGAAGCCTTATCCTCTCAGGCAGCGTTTGCCCTGACGAATCGCTTACTGATTCGTCAGCTCGAAGAGCTATTTGAATCCTTTATTGGCCTGATTAATCATGCAATCGATGACAAGTCGCCCTATACCGGCGGACACTGTAATCGCGTACCGGATCTCACCATGATGCTAGCCGATGCTGTGAACCGTTGTAGTGCAGGACCCTTAGCAGATTTTATGTTGACTGAAGCTGATCGACAAGAGCTCAAAATTGCTGGCTTGCTGCATGACTGTGGAAAAATTACGACGCCTGTTCACGTAGTTGATAAAGCTACCAAGCTAGAGAAGATCTTTGACCGTATTCATCTCATTGAAGTACGAGCTGAGGTTGCCCTGCGCGATATTAAGCTGGCCTTAGCCAATCATGAAATTGATACTGTGATTGCAGATCAAAAACACACTCAGCTAATAGATGACTGCTCTTTTTTATCGCACTGCAATATTGGTAGCGAGTTTATGAAAGATGAATCTGTATCACGAGTTCATGAGATTGCAGCGCGTTACCCGTGGATAGATAAATCAGGCATCTCACACCCCTTCTTAACAGAAGAAGAAATCACAAACCTCACAATTCGTGCTGGGACACTAAATAAAGATGAGCGAAAAATCATCAATCGCCACATTGATCTAACCATCAGCATGCTGGAAAAACTACCCTGGCCAAAACATTTGCGCAATGTAACTGAATACGCCGGTGGTCACCATGAGCGCATGGATGGTAAGGGCTACCCCAAAGGCTTAACTCGCGAACAAATGTCGGTGCCTGCGCGCTGCATGGGTATTGCCGATATCTTTGAAGCTCTGACTGCGAAAGACCGGCCCTATAAGAAAGGTAAAACTCTTAGTGAAGCGTTAGAGATCTTAGGAAAAATGAAGCTAGGGCACCATATTGACCCTGATCTATTTGATATTTTTATTTGGGATAAGGTCTATGAGGACTATGCCTTCAAGTTTATGGACAAGAGCCAAATGGATGAAGTGAATGTGTCAAAGATACCAGGCTACAACCCACCACCACCTGACTATCAATTTAAAAGGGCGTAAATCCGCCTCAAATCCCTAGATCATTCAATAGATTCTGGTATGAGTTACGCGACGAATCTCTGCTACCGCTAACTGTGCAATATCGCGCATTTTTTCATATTTATCACTCTGAAGATCTATCAGGGATTCGATTTGTGCATAGGTTTGCGGTACAAAGCGTTCGCCACTTTCTTGGCTCTTACGTAGGACACCAAAATCAATCCGGCTTCGCTCATCTGTACTTAGGCGACTGATGAGATCCTTAGTTGCCCAAATGCTGCCTTGTCTTGCAAAGTCACTTAAACGAGATGCCTGATTAATCGTATTACCTAGTACAGCGAACTCCACATGATTTGCAGACTGGAAGGCCCCCATCCACTCCTGGCCTTCGTGCAAACCAATATTGAGCTGAAGTTCGGTATACCAATTCTTTTTCAATTGCCAGTCAGCGCTGATCTTGCGCATCGCCTCTTTTAGCTCTTGAGCACAAGCGACAGCATTAAACAGGTAATTGCTTTCAGGTTGTGGGAAAAAATAGTAGACGACTCCATCGCCCGCATGCTTTCCATGTGTACCGGTGTACTTACGCAAGATTGGCGTCATCGTCGACCAAATCTGATTAATCAAGGAAAAATATTCATCTGGCGGCAGTTCTGAACAAATGCGTACGGAGTTTTGTAGGTCAGCTACCAATACAGCTAAGGGAGTCATCACTGGCAAACGCTTACTCAGTAGTGATTGGATGACTTGATCTCGCCGAGATAGAAAATGAATTAAATCATCACTCTGTTCACTTACCGGGGAATGGACCACTAACATTCCCTCACGGAAGTAGACTGCATAAACGTTGTATAAAGCACTATCGCCATCAGGTAATTGACGTAAGAATTCCATCTCAGAGATCATTTGTTCTGAAGCCTGATCCTGGAATTGGATATCCTCAAGGATCGGTAACAGCAAAGGATCTGCCTGAATCACGATCTTTTCTAAGGTCTCATAACTTAAGCGAGAGGAGGCTAGTTGTAAATGTAATCTAGCCAATGATTTTTGCTCATTCAGACTCAATCGTGCTTCAGGTCGAGAAATCAGTTCCAACAAATTACGCTGCTCACTTCTAGCCGGTGGCGCATCAAATCCAAAAACTGCCTTACGAGCAGATTCATTCAACCAAGTGAGCTCGAAGTTGTAATTAAGCATATAAGCAGGATGCTCTAGCCGATCCAATGAGAGATTTAAATTCATTGGCGCCTTATCTAAGGGGGCCTTATCTTGTAGTGCTGTCTTACGGATGTGACTAGCCTCTACTCGCTTCGCCTTTCTGCTAGAGCTAGCCGCAGAAAACTCCGCTTGCGTTGCAAATTCTCTTAATTCATCCATCTCTAATACTGCTTCTGTCAATACAAGGCGCTCTGAAACCTCTGCCATTGACATTCCCTGTGACTTCAAAATCTGCACAGCCTGAACGCGCTCTAATGCATCGTCTGGAAAAAACCCTAATACCCTAGCCCCACCCTCATCTGCATCGGCAGATAAAGACTGGACCATCGGCTTTGGCAAAATGCCAAGCTGGATGTAGTTATTGAGGGTGGCGCGAGATATCCCTGTTTGGTCTATCAAGGCCTTACTAGAAATCATTTATATATCTGTCCAATGAAAAATGATGGCTGGGGGATCATTTATACAGACTAATTTAATATTTAGACAGTCTAATCCAGTGATGACAGACAATTTAGACACTTAGTTGCAATAAGGCAACAAAAAAAATGAGTAAATATAACTTTAGTTATAACTTTTTAGTCGTGATTAGATTTAGACAGCATATCTTTAAATTCTTCAGCAGATACAGGCTTACTGTAATAGTAGCCTTGTGCAAAGTCACATCCCATCTCTTTAAGTAGCCTCACCTGCTCAACTGTTTCGACCCCTTCGGCAATAGTTTGCAAACCTAATCCCTTAGCCATTGCCAGCATTGCTGATACTAAAGATTTATCTCTGGCATCTCGGTGAAGCTCTTTAATAAATTGAAGGTCAATCTTAATAAAATCAAATTCTAAATTCTTTAAAGAGGCCAAGGAAGAGTAGCCTGTTCCAAAATCATCTAGACTAAATAAGCAACCGCCTTGTTGCAAAATCTTGATCTTACTACTCACTAGATGCGATTTAAACATCATCATACTTTCCGTGACTTCAAATACTAACCTACGTGGCAAAATTTTCGCTTCTTGAATTTTTTC from Polynucleobacter antarcticus harbors:
- a CDS encoding HD domain-containing phosphohydrolase, with amino-acid sequence MPANTISKDLMQQLLKISSSLSSEKDIDQLLENILQSAMQITNCDAGTLYLNSDNHSLKFEILHTKSKGVHLGGKSGKTISIPPIPLSKINGEPELSRVACYAVNKEEIVNIEDAYNAPLGFDFSGTIAFDQSNNYRSQSFLTVPMKNHEEEVIGVLQLINATDPVSGSVIAFSQEDQEIVEALSSQAAFALTNRLLIRQLEELFESFIGLINHAIDDKSPYTGGHCNRVPDLTMMLADAVNRCSAGPLADFMLTEADRQELKIAGLLHDCGKITTPVHVVDKATKLEKIFDRIHLIEVRAEVALRDIKLALANHEIDTVIADQKHTQLIDDCSFLSHCNIGSEFMKDESVSRVHEIAARYPWIDKSGISHPFLTEEEITNLTIRAGTLNKDERKIINRHIDLTISMLEKLPWPKHLRNVTEYAGGHHERMDGKGYPKGLTREQMSVPARCMGIADIFEALTAKDRPYKKGKTLSEALEILGKMKLGHHIDPDLFDIFIWDKVYEDYAFKFMDKSQMDEVNVSKIPGYNPPPPDYQFKRA
- a CDS encoding adenylate/guanylate cyclase domain-containing protein, with the translated sequence MISSKALIDQTGISRATLNNYIQLGILPKPMVQSLSADADEGGARVLGFFPDDALERVQAVQILKSQGMSMAEVSERLVLTEAVLEMDELREFATQAEFSAASSSRKAKRVEASHIRKTALQDKAPLDKAPMNLNLSLDRLEHPAYMLNYNFELTWLNESARKAVFGFDAPPARSEQRNLLELISRPEARLSLNEQKSLARLHLQLASSRLSYETLEKIVIQADPLLLPILEDIQFQDQASEQMISEMEFLRQLPDGDSALYNVYAVYFREGMLVVHSPVSEQSDDLIHFLSRRDQVIQSLLSKRLPVMTPLAVLVADLQNSVRICSELPPDEYFSLINQIWSTMTPILRKYTGTHGKHAGDGVVYYFFPQPESNYLFNAVACAQELKEAMRKISADWQLKKNWYTELQLNIGLHEGQEWMGAFQSANHVEFAVLGNTINQASRLSDFARQGSIWATKDLISRLSTDERSRIDFGVLRKSQESGERFVPQTYAQIESLIDLQSDKYEKMRDIAQLAVAEIRRVTHTRIY